The Pseudomonas sp. HOU2 DNA window GCCAAGGTCTTTGCCTACTGCACACACCCTGTGCTGTCGGGTCGGGCCATCGAGAATATCGAAAATTCCGTGCTGGACGAGCTGGTGGTGACTAACACCATCCCGCTGTCCGCTGCAGCACAAGCCTGTGCACGTATCCGTCAACTGGATATCGCACCGGTTGTTGCCGAAGCGGTTCGCCGCATCAGCAATGAAGAATCGATCAGCGCGATGTTCCGTTAAGGGCCCTGCCCTTCTCGAAATGTCTCGTTGACGAAAAGCGCCCCGCCCCGGCATACCTGTCGGGGCGGGGCTTTTTTGCCCATACCGTGTTTGGCGCTGGTCGCAAACGCCACCCGGTCATGGCTATTTTGGAGATACAAAATGAACGATTTTACTCTGAATGCTGAAGTGCGTTCCGACCTGGGGAAAGGTGCGAGCCGCCGCCTGCGTCGTCTCGCCGCTCTGGTTCCAGCTGTTGTTTACGGTGGCGACAAAGCCCCTGAATCCATCAGCATGCTGGCCAAAGAAGTTGCCAAACTGCTCGAAAACGAAGCGGCTTACAGCCACATCATCGAGCTGAACGTTGGTGGCAAGAAACAAAACGTCGTCATCAAAGCTCTGCAACGTCACCCGGCCAAAGGCCACGTGATGCACGCTGACTTCGTACGCGTTGTCGCTGGCCAGAAACTGACCGCTATCGTTCCTGTGCACTTCATCAACGAAGCTGCTCCAGTGAAGAAAGGCGGCGAAATCTCGCACGTTGTTGCCGAGATCGAAGTTTCCTGCCTGCCAAAAGACCTGCCTGAGTTCATCGAAGTCGACCTGGCTAACGCTGAAATCGGCACCATCGTTCACCTGTCGGACCTCAAAGCTCCTAAAGGTGTCGAGTTCGTTGCTCTGGCACACGGCGATGACAAGGCAGTAGCCAACGTCCACGCTCCACGTGTTGCTCCAGAAGCTACCGAAGAAGGCGCAGCAGAGTAATTTCACTCTGTTCGTCGGAGTGAGTGAAACATCGCGGACTGGAACGTAGCGAGAAAGCGGGCGAGAACGCGGAGTTTACATTCATGGTAAATGAGCAATTTTCGTCCACTTTCGCCGCCTTCACTGATCGCGGCGATGTTAACCACCACTCCAAGGAAGGGCCCCTATCGTGACTGCCATCAAACTGATCGTTGGCCTGGGTAATCCAGGCGCTGAATACGAACAGACCCGGCATAACGCAGGGGCCCTTTTTGTTGAGCGCATCGCTGCCGCGCAAGGTGTGAACCTTGTGGCCGATCGCAAATATTTCGGCCTGACCGGACGCTACTCGCATCAGGGTCAGGATGTTCGTCTGCTGATTCCCACCACTTACATGAACCGCAGCGGCCAGGCCGTGGCGGCACTCGCCGGTTTCTTCCGCATCAAGCCTGAAGAAATCCTGGTGGCGCACGACGAACTCGACCTGCCTCCGGGCGTCGCCAAGCTCAAGCAGGGCGGCGGCCATGGCGGTCACAACGGGTTGCGCGACATCATCGCGCAACTGGGCAATCAGAATACTTTCTACCGCCTGCGGCTTGGCATCGGCCACCCGGGCGTCGCCAGTATGGTTTCAAATTTCGTCCTGGGTCGTGCGCCACGCGCCGAACAGGAAAAACTCGATGCCAGCATCGACTTTGCCCTCGGCGTGCTGCCGGATATCCTCGCCGGTGAATGGAACCGCGCGATGAAAAACCTGCACAGCCAGAAGGCCTGACTCTAATCCGAGGGGAAACACCATGGGATTCAATTGCGGCATCGTCGGCCTGCCTAACGTCGGCAAGTCCACCCTGTTCAACGCCCTGACCAAATCCGGTATCGCGGCCGAGAACTTCCCCTTCTGCACCATCGAGCCGAACAGCGGCATCGTGCCGATGCCGGATCCACGTCTGGAAGCCCTGGCGGCCATCGTCAATCCGAAGCGCATCCTGCCGACCACCATGGAATTCGTCGACATCGCAGGCCTGGTGGCCGGCGCCTCGAAAGGTGAAGGTCTGGGCAACAAGTTCCTGGCCAACATCCGCGAAACCGACGCCATCGCTCACGTGGTGCGCTGCTTCGAAGACGACAACGTGATCCACGTTTCCAACAGCGTCGACCCCAAGCGCGACATCGAAATCATCGACCTGGAACTGATCTTCGCCGACCTCGACAGCTGCGAAAAGCAACTGCAGAAAGTCGCACGCAACGCCAAGGGCGGTGACAAGGACGCAGTCGTTCAGAAAGCTCTGCTGGAGCAACTGATCGCGCACTTCACCGAAGCCAAGCCTGCGCGCAGCCTGATGAAGAACATGAGCGCTGACGAAAAGTCGGTGATCAAGGGCTTCCACCTGCTGACCACCAAACCGGTCATGTACATCGCCAACGTCGCTGAAGACGGTTTCGAGAACAACCCGCACCTGGACGTGGTCAAGGCCATTGCCGAAGAAGAAGGCGCCATGGTCGTTCCGGTGTGCAACAAGATCGAAGCGGAAATCGCCGAGCTCGACGACGGCGAAGAGAAAGACATGTTCCTCGAGGCCCTGGGCCTGGAAGAGCCTGGCCTGAACCGCGTGATCCGCGCCGGTTACGAAATGCTGCACCTGCAGACCTACTTCACCGCCGGTGTCGA harbors:
- a CDS encoding 50S ribosomal protein L25/general stress protein Ctc; protein product: MNDFTLNAEVRSDLGKGASRRLRRLAALVPAVVYGGDKAPESISMLAKEVAKLLENEAAYSHIIELNVGGKKQNVVIKALQRHPAKGHVMHADFVRVVAGQKLTAIVPVHFINEAAPVKKGGEISHVVAEIEVSCLPKDLPEFIEVDLANAEIGTIVHLSDLKAPKGVEFVALAHGDDKAVANVHAPRVAPEATEEGAAE
- the pth gene encoding aminoacyl-tRNA hydrolase, encoding MTAIKLIVGLGNPGAEYEQTRHNAGALFVERIAAAQGVNLVADRKYFGLTGRYSHQGQDVRLLIPTTYMNRSGQAVAALAGFFRIKPEEILVAHDELDLPPGVAKLKQGGGHGGHNGLRDIIAQLGNQNTFYRLRLGIGHPGVASMVSNFVLGRAPRAEQEKLDASIDFALGVLPDILAGEWNRAMKNLHSQKA
- the ychF gene encoding redox-regulated ATPase YchF, whose protein sequence is MGFNCGIVGLPNVGKSTLFNALTKSGIAAENFPFCTIEPNSGIVPMPDPRLEALAAIVNPKRILPTTMEFVDIAGLVAGASKGEGLGNKFLANIRETDAIAHVVRCFEDDNVIHVSNSVDPKRDIEIIDLELIFADLDSCEKQLQKVARNAKGGDKDAVVQKALLEQLIAHFTEAKPARSLMKNMSADEKSVIKGFHLLTTKPVMYIANVAEDGFENNPHLDVVKAIAEEEGAMVVPVCNKIEAEIAELDDGEEKDMFLEALGLEEPGLNRVIRAGYEMLHLQTYFTAGVEEVRAWTVRVGATAPQAAGVIHTDFEKGFIRAEVIAYNDFIQYKGEAGTKEAGKWRLEGKDYIVKDGDVMHFRFNV